The following proteins are encoded in a genomic region of Vigna radiata var. radiata cultivar VC1973A unplaced genomic scaffold, Vradiata_ver6 scaffold_51, whole genome shotgun sequence:
- the LOC106780678 gene encoding uncharacterized protein LOC106780678, translating to MVTTRNTNTEDQTEMLRLMEQRMMEMQRKHEEEMAAVRAECLAQIAKSKNGGNGGEQGEGAGEKRIPLEGENSSAHAEGREERGNKDSQSLVKVEESTTMVSFVREIMEVHISGQFVPPQFKMYDGTSDPTAHVKSFINAMTFRTGCDAIWCRAFSMSLEGEALEWFNSLPVNSIENFKSLGEMFKRQFAASNMEDVTVVDLMNLKQGKEESLKSFMDRYQKTVRRVRGLSLELALQYVMPALRPGPFKDSVCRNPPSTMEELRKRAADEARVENMKQNYRREQQEAKAEKGDSRKGEGQGSKPNGPRLREGPRGPRFPHYTPLNAPRARILQEALSTQVLSTPQKRPTPPGADLSKRCLYHQNSGHDTEDCVTLKDKIKELIRMGQLQQYVRREDVHRTEGPSRREHLYTRPASPTRNIRRETNYRTYDRPPRDQGRRTDRRDRSRSRDASRGPLRGTINTISGGFAGEGSTSSARKRSIRALRSIHAVDIRRRSMPPITFSDEDFHAPDPDQDDPMVINIEIARYGVNRVLVDQGSSVNILYWRTFLQMDISEDLIVPYDEQIVGFAGERVDTKDYIDLNTRLGTGRESEEMKVRFILVDASTAYNVLLGRPCLNAFGAIVSTPHLTMKYPTRRGTICTVRANQKTARECYAVGLRIYPKEEKRKVSRSEVALADLDPRTDTDDRLEPVEETQPILVGAKADQTTTIARGLPEVIEKELRSMLWNNRDLFAWTAADMPGIHPSVMSHKLSLYKDARPISQKKQKMGDEKRRAVEEEVRKLKEAGFIKEVTYTTWLANVVMVKKANGKWRMCTDYTDLNKACPKDSYPLPSIDALVDGASGHKILSFLDAYSGYNQIPMHSPDREKTAFMSDRANYCYEVMPFGLKNVGATYQRLMDRVFAKQIGRCMDVYIDDMVVRSPDEQSHLRDLEEVFGEVRRYGMRLNPAKCTFGVSGGKFLGFMLTSRGIEANPDKCEAILKMPSPTTLKDIQRLVRRLTALSRFIPKLAERARPIMKKMKKEALSKWDVECEQAFAQVKEILMNPPVMNRPNKGAELHVYLGVSDTTISVVLVQELPTPKLVYFVNRTLQDAETRYRQVEKVALALLHAARRLRPYFQSHQVVVRTNHPISKVLRKPDLAGRMVAWAIELSEFGMRYEPRGSIRGQHLADFAAELPPAENDLWSLYVDGASDKNASGAGIVLEGPNGFLLEHSLLFKFKTSNNQAEYEALVAGLELAKDMGAKKLICRTDSQLVVGQMNGKFQIKEDHLSTYFHKASAWISEFEEADIRHIPCEQNARADLLSKLCSGKDKGQLTTVIRQVLLQSSVECHAITTDAADWRGEIRELIKKQDDGCSLRPEETKRIARFLLVGDDMYRRGFSTPLLKCVSREEAQYVMDELHNGVCGFHSGQRTLKARILRAGYYWPTMEEDSRVFTRKCLRCQAHANDLWPRPIFCILSQPRGLSPSEAWT from the coding sequence atggtgaccacaagaaacaCTAACACCGAGGATCAGACAGAGATGTTGAGGTTGATGGAGCAGAGAATGATGGAGATGCAGCGAAAGCACGAAGAGGAGATGGCCGCGGTGAGGGCTGAATGTTTGGCCCAGATCGCGAAGAGTAAGAACGGGGGAAACGGAGGCGAGCAAGGTGAGGGAGCAGGAGAGAAGCGGATACCATTGGAGGGGGAAAACAGTAGTGCTCACGCAGAGGGAAGAGAGGAGAGGGGAAACAAAGATAGCCAATCACTGGTTAAGGTGGAGGAGTCAACCACTATGGTGTCGTTCGTGCGGGAAATTATGGAAGTACACATATCGGGGCAGTTTGTACCGCCTCAATTCAAGATGTACGACGGGACATCCGACCCGACCGCCCACGTTAAGTCATTCATCAACGCCATGACCTTCCGCACCGGGTGTGATGCCATTTGGTGTAGGGCGTTCTCTATGTCCCTGGAAGGAGAAGCTTTAGAATGGTTTAACTCGTTACCAGTTAATTCCATTGAGAACTTCAAGAGTTTGGGAGAAATGTTCAAAAGGCAATTTGCCGCGAGCAATATGGAGGATGTGACGGTGGTAGACCTGATGAATCTGAAGCAGGGTAAGGAAGAATCTCTGAAGTCTTTCATGGATCGGTATCAGAAAACAGTCCGCAGAGTTAGGGGCCTGAGTTTAGAACTAGCCCTCCAGTATGTAATGCCTGCATTGAGACCAGGCCCTTTTAAAGACAGTGTGTGCCGGAATCCCCCTAGTACAATGGAGGAATTGAGGAAACGGGCGGCCGATGAGGCTCGGGTGGagaatatgaaacaaaattaccGACGAGAACAGCAGGAGGCTAAGGCCGAGAAGGGGGACAGTAGAAAAGGTGAAGGCCAAGGAAGCAAACCGAACGGACCTAGACTCAGAGAAGGGCCGAGGGGCCCCAGATTCCCGCATTACACTCCTCTCAACGCCCCCAGAGCCCGGATACTGCAAGAGGCGCTGAGCACTCAAGTCTTATCAACACCTCAGAAGCGGCCCACGCCTCCAGGGGCGGACCTGAGTAAGCGATGCCTATATCACCAAAACTCTGGACATGATACGGAGGATTGCGTGACGTTGAAAGACAAGATTAAGGAGCTCATCCGAATGGGGCAGCTGCAACAATATGTTAGAAGAGAAGACGTCCACCGAACGGAGGGACCGTCCAGAAGAGAACATTTATATACGAGACCGGCTAGTCCGACCAGAAACATCAGAAGGGAAACGAACTACCGGACGTATGATCGTCCGCCTAGAGATCAGGGAAGGCGGACGGACAGAAGAGACAGGAGCCGCAGTAGGGACGCCTCGAGAGGACCTTTGAGAGGAACGATAAACACCATCTCCGGAGGCTTTGCCGGAGAGGGGTCCACTTCGTCCGCCAGGAAAAGGAGTATCAGGGCGCTGAGATCCATACATGCTGTCGACATCCGAAGGAGATCGATGCCACCTATCACCTTCTCGGACGAGGATTTTCATGCCCCGGACCCCGATCAGGATGACCCAATGGTCATCAACATTGAGATAGCCCGTTACGGAGTGAATAGGGTATTGGTGGACCAGGGCAGCTCGGTCAACATACTGTACTGGAGGACTTTCCTCCAAATGGACATATCGGAGGACCTCATCGTTCCTTATGACGAACAGATTGTGGGATTCGCCGGAGAACGAGTAGACACGAAGGACTATATCGACCTTAACACCCGCTTGGGGACGGGGCGGGAGAGCGAGGAGATGAAGGTAAGATTCATACTAGTGGATGCAAGTACCGCTTACAATGTTTTGTTGGGACGACCATGTCTTAATGCGTTTGGGGCGATTGTCTCCACCCCCCACTTGACAATGAAGTATCCCACCCGAAGGGGGACTATTTGCACAGTAAGAGCCAATCAAAAAACGGCCAGAGAGTGCTACGCGGTTGGTTTACGCATATACCCGAAGGAAGAGAAGCGAAAGGTAAGCCGGTCCGAGGTCGCTTTGGCCGACCTTGACCCGCGAACTGATACAGACGATCGGCTGGAACCGGTGGAGGAAACCCAGCCTATATTGGTAGGGGCTAAGGCCGACCAAACCACCACTATAGCAAGGGGATTACCGGAGGTGATTGAGAAGGAGCTGCGGAGTATGCTGTGGAACAACCGAGACTTGTTCGCCTGGACGGCAGCAGATATGCCGGGAATACATCCGTCTGTGATGTCTCACAAGTTATCGTTATACAAGGACGCCCGTCCAATTTCccagaagaaacaaaagatggGAGACGAGAAGAGAAGGGCGGTGGAGGAAGAAGTGCGAAAACTAAAGGAGGCAGGGTTTATCAAGGAAGTGACGTACACAACTTGGTTAGCCAACGTAGTAATGGTGAAAAAGGCGAACGGGAAGTGGCGGATGTGTACAGATTACACGGATTTGAACAAGGCGTGCCCCAAAGATTCTTACCCTTTGCCGAGCATAGACGCTCTAGTGGACGGCGCTTCCGGACATAAGATACtcagtttcttggatgcttactCCGGATACAATCAAATCCCAATGCATTCCCCTGATCGAGAGAAGACCGCCTTCATGTCGGACCGGGCCAATTATTGTTACGAGGTAATGCCGTTCGGATTGAAGAATGTGGGGGCCACCTACCAGAGGCTGATGGATAGGGTCTTCGCCAAACAGATTGGGCGTTGCATGGATGTGTACATCGACGACATGGTGGTCCGGTCGCCCGATGAGCAGAGCCACTTGCGTGACTTGGAGGAAGTCTTTGGCGAAGTCCGGAGGTACGGGATGAGGTTGAATCCGGCGAAGTGCACTTTTGGGGTATCCGGAGGAAAATTTCTTGGCTTCATGCTGACATCCCGGGGAATTGAGGCTAATCCAGACAAATGCGAGGCCATCCTGAAAATGCCGAGCCCGACGACCTTGAAAGATATCCAAAGGTTAGTCAGACGTCTCACGGCTTTGTCCCGATTCATCCCGAAATTGGCCGAGCGGGCAAGGCCAatcatgaagaaaatgaagaaagaggCTCTTAGCAAATGGGATGTTGAATGCGAACAGGCCTTCGCCCAGGTAAAGGAGATTTTGATGAACCCACCGGTAATGAATCGCCCGAACAAGGGAGCGGAGTTACACGTCTACCTGGGAGTTTCAGACACTACTATAAGTGTCGTTTTAGTCCAAGAGCTTCCTACACCGAAGCTTGTGTATTTCGTTAACCGCACGCTGCAAGATGCCGAGACCCGGTACCGACAGGTGGAGAAGGTCGCGCTGGCCTTGCTCCATGCCGCACGGCGGCTGCGACCCTATTTCCAGAGCCACCAGGTGGTTGTCCGAACCAACCACCCAATCTCCAAGGTGCTAAGAAAGCCCGACCTGGCCGGACGGATGGTAGCGTGGGCAATAGAATTATCCGAGTTCGGAATGCGCTATGAACCCAGGGGTTCCATAAGGGGGCAACATCTTGCAGACTTCGCTGCAGAATTGCCACCGGCGGAAAACGACCTTTGGAGCTTATATGTTGACGGAGCTTCTGATAAGAATGCAAGCGGGGCCGGCATCGTCCTCGAGGGGCCGAACGGTTTTCTTTTAGAGCACTCCCTTTTGTTCAAATTCAAAACATCCAACAACCAGGCAGAGTACGAAGCCCTAGTGGCGGGCCTTGAACTGGCCAAGGATATGGGAGCTAAGAAATTGATCTGTCGAACCGATTCTCAGTTGGTGGTCGGTCAGATGAACGGGAAGTTCCAAATAAAGGAGGACCACCTCTCCACGTACTTCCATAAGGCATCCGCATGGATTTCGGAGTTCGAAGAGGCGGATATCCGGCACATCCCCTGCGAGCAGAACGCGAGGGCGGACCTGTTGTCCAAGTTATGTTCCGGCAAGGACAAAGGGCAGTTAACAACGGTTATCAGGCAGGTCCTCCTGCAGTCGTCCGTCGAATGCCATGCCATTACCACAGATGCCGCCGACTGGAGGGGAGAAATCAGAGAGCTAATAAAGAAACAAGACGACGGATGTAGCCTTCGGCCGGAAGAAACCAAAAGAATAGCTCGTTTCCTGCTAGTAGGCGACGACATGTATAGAAGGGGATTCTCCACCCCTCTACTCAAGTGCGTGTCCCGGGAAGAAGCGCAGTACGTGATGGACGAGCTCCACAACGGGGTTTGTGGATTCCACTCGGGGCAAAGAACTCTGAAAGCCCGGATCCTAAGGGCCGGCTACTATTGGCCCACTATGGAAGAAGACTCTCGCGTTTTCACCAGAAAATGTTTACGGTGTCAAGCGCATGCCAATGACCTCTGGCCCCGCCCCATCTTTTGCATTCTATCACAGCCCCGTGGCCTTTCTCCCAGTGAGGCATGGACATAG
- the LOC106780646 gene encoding probable pectinesterase/pectinesterase inhibitor 51, which produces MRKPTKPTSTFYPFSILRSTLLLLLLSMASIFFLSLFFFLNLYPHSFAVEINRACNATRFPLQCHASLAPKLLSNPTPLQIIHFTISASSSNLLTARSMLHTIRDASRNNRTRTTNVKNCLHVLHYSRHRNYLAAVALRRGATKDARAWMSASLGYQYGCWNGLKYINHTAQVAETMTFLNSLVNISSNALSMMVSYDLFGNDTALWRPPMTERDGFWEPSGTQRLGAGPKIPEKLTPDAVVCKGRGCFQTVQEAVNAAPNHSEERFVIYIKEGVYEEKVRIPLRKRNVVFLGDGMGKTVITGSANVGQLGVTTYSSATVGVAGDGFMAKDLTIQNTAGADAHQAVAFRSDSDLSVIENCEFIGNQDTLYAHSLRQFYKSCRIQGNVDFIFGNSAAIFQDCEILVRPRQGRPEKGENNAVTAQGRTDPAQSTGFVFQNCTVNGTEEYMALYYSKPTAHINYLGRPWKEYSRTVFIHTFLEALITPEGWMPWTGDFALKTLYYGEFENSGPGSNLSQRVPWSNQVPSEHVSSYSVQSFIQGDDWNHHFSL; this is translated from the exons ATGAGAAAACCCACTAAACCCACCTCCACCTTCTACCCATTCTCAATCCTCAGATccaccctcctcctcctcctcctctccaTGGcctccatcttcttcctctctctcttcttcttcctcaacctctACCCTCACTCCTTCGCCGTGGAGATCAACCGAGCCTGCAATGCAACGCGCTTCCCTCTCCAATGCCACGCCTCTCTCGCCCCCAAACTCCTCAGCAACCCCACTCCTCTCCAAATCATCCACTTCACCATCAGTGCCTCCTCCTCCAATCTCCTCACCGCGCGATCCATGCTGCACACCATCCGTGACGCCTCCCGAAACAACCGTACCCGCACTACCAACGTCAAAAACTGTCTCCATGTCCTCCATTACTCCCGCCACCGCAACTACCTCGCCGCCGTCGCACTCCGCCGTGGCGCCACCAAGGATGCGCGCGCCTGGATGAGCGCCTCCCTCGGCTACCAGTACGGCTGCTGGAACGGCCTCAAGTACATCAACCACACGGCGCAGGTCGCCGAAACGATGACGTTCCTTAACTCTCTCGTCAACATTTCCAGCAACGCTCTCAGCATGATGGTCTCCTACGACCTCTTCGGAAACGACACCGCATTGTGGAGGCCGCCAATGACCGAGCGCGACGGCTTCTGGGAACCGTCCGGGACTCAGAGACTCGGGGCGGGACCCAAGATACCGGAGAAATTGACGCCGGACGCTGTGGTGTGTAAGGGTAGGGGGTGTTTCCAGACGGTGCAGGAAGCGGTTAACGCTGCGCCGAATCATTCGGAAGAGAGATTTGTGATTTATATAAAGGAAGGGGTTTATGAGGAAAAGGTGAGGATTCCATTGAGGAAAAGGAATGTGGTGTTCTTGGGGGATGGCATGGGTAAGACGGTGATCACGGGATCTGCTAACGTGGGCCAGCTCGGTGTCACCACCTACAGCTCTGCCACCGTGG GGGTTGCGGGGGATGGATTTATGGCAAAGGATCTCACGATTCAGAACACCGCTGGAGCCGATGCTCACCAAGCAGTGGCCTTCAGATCAGACAGTGATCTTTCTGTCATTGAGAACTGTGAATTCATAGGCAACCAGGATACTCTCTATGCTCATTCCCTGCGCCAATTTTATAAATCTTGCCGCATACAAGGCAACGTGGACTTCATCTTTGGGAACTCGGCAGCAATCTTCCAAGACTGTGAAATCCTAGTCCGGCCTCGCCAAGGCAGACCAGAAAAGGGTGAGAACAATGCTGTTACTGCTCAAGGTAGGACAGACCCTGCTCAGTCAACAGGATTTGTTTTCCAGAACTGTACGGTTAATGGTACGGAGGAATACATGGCATTGTATTATAGCAAACCTACAGCTCACATAAACTATCTGGGGAGGCCTTGGAAGGAGTATTCTAGAACAGTTTTCATCCATACATTCTTGGAAGCCCTTATCACACCAGAGGGATGGATGCCATGGACTGGGGATTTTGCTCTGAAAACGCTTTATTATGGGGAATTTGAGAACTCAGGACCCGGTTCTAATCTGAGTCAGAGGGTGCCTTGGAGTAACCAGGTCCCATCGGAGCACGTGTCCTCATATTCAGTGCAGAGTTTCATTCAAGGAGATGATTGGAATCATCATTTCAGTCTTTAG